From the Gymnogyps californianus isolate 813 chromosome 2, ASM1813914v2, whole genome shotgun sequence genome, one window contains:
- the RNMT gene encoding mRNA cap guanine-N7 methyltransferase produces MDKETNLSKMADLTKAEEQEVEKSLDEEVEKTPRTLEADSGIGWEGDSSTSGTAHSTENEKKVDSGNQDGRAKRKNLDPEDEPPKKVREIGHGQAVAAHYNELQEVGLEKRSQSRIFYLRNFNNWTKSVLIGEFIDRVRRKKNDITVLDLGCGKGGDLLKWKKGRIKKLVCTDIADISVQQCKQRYEDMKARCRYNEHIFDAEFIQADSTKDLLSSKYNDPDMRFDICSCQFVYHYSFETYEQADMMLKNACGNLSPGGYFIGTTPNSFELVKRLEASETNSFGNEVYSVKFEKKGEYPLFGCKYDFHLEEVVDVPEFLVYFPLLEEMAKKHGMKLVYKMTFREFYEEKIKNEEHKMLLRRMQALEPYSTFGDSRLVSDKPDDYEHAKEFIKDGKAKLPLGTLSKSEWEATSIYLVFAFEKQL; encoded by the exons ATGGACAAGGAGACTAACCTGTCAAAAATGGCTGATTTAACCAAGGCAGAAGAACAGGAAGTAGAGAAGAGTTTGGATGAAGAAGTGGAGAAAACACCTCGTACTTTAGAGGCAGATTCAGGTATTGGTTGGGAAGGCGATAGTTCAACTTCAGGTACAGCGCActccactgaaaatgaaaaaaaagttgatagTGGTAATCAGGATGGcagagcaaaaaggaagaatttagaTCCTGAAGATGAACCTCCTAAGAAAGTA CGTGAGATAGGCCATGGGCAAGCTGTAGCTGCACATTATAATGAACTTCAAGAAGTTGGATTGGAAAAACGTAGCCAGTCTCGCATATTCTACCTCCGAAACTTTAATAATTGGACAAAAAGCGTCCTCATTG gtGAATTTATAGACCGGGTACGACGGAAAAAGAATGATATAACTGTTTTGGATCTAGGATGTGGCAAAGGTGGAGActtactgaaatggaaaaaaggcagaattaaaAAACTTGTCTGTACTG ATATTGCTGACATTTCTGTGCAACAGTGCAAACAGCGGTATGAAGACATGAAAGCCCGATGTCGTTATAATGAACATATTTTTGATGCAGAATTTATACAAGCAGATAGTACCAAG GATCTCTTGTCTTCCAAATACAATGATCCAGACATGCGCTTTGACATTTGCAGCTGTCAATTTGTTTACCATTACTCATTTGAGACATATGAGCAGGCTGACATGATGCTTAAAAATGCTTGTGGGAACCTCTCTCCTGGAGGGTATTTCATTGGCACAACTCCAAATAGCTTTGAACTTGT AAAGCGACTTGAAGCTTCAGAAACAAATTCATTTGGGAATGAGGTGTACAGtgtaaaatttgaaaagaaggGAGAATATCCCTTGTTTGGCTGCAAGTATGATTTCCACTTGGAAGAAGTGGTTGATGTCCCCGAGTTCTTGGTTTACTTCCCATTACTGGAAGA AATGGCGAAGAAGCATGGTATGAAATTGGTCTACAAAATGACATTTCGGGAattctatgaagaaaaaatcAAGAACGAGGAGCATAAAATGCTGTTAAGGAGAATGCAGGCCTTGGAG CCATATTCTACATTTGGTGATTCCAGGCTTGTTTCTGATAAACCTGATGATTATGAGCATGCAAAAGAGTTCATCAAAGATGGGAAGGCAAAGTTACCATTG GGAACCTTGAGTAAATCTGAATGGGAAGCAACAA gtaTTTACTTGGTATTTGCATTTGAGAAGCAACTGTGA